Proteins from a single region of Dissulfurirhabdus thermomarina:
- a CDS encoding tetratricopeptide repeat protein yields the protein MSWLVSRKALLRWALVFVLCAAAAWAGPGPSGPCPPGPGGDPDPGYRAAALAAKGDLEGALAALDELADPVRLRETADFRVLLRAAAGAAHPAGDDAGRISEGLRRLLPVLSGRLIRFVAVRVPAAPDRPVAEADLKVRAEILALNRYVDSILSGSEAGGEAASLFREYLRDRRDVLISFSTVAAARDVGRWREAVVAVVLDTPEIVSRARVFGVTGNAATRFAVGVVGCSRDALTVGPVVKRLEAAGHKVELLGEGSCEDGRYGREAAQKGLDMLLFVTERVDAEPSRLSDDLKVVEGVLEIRGADVYTGQDVFELRRAKTVYDSGERSGAELALGAALENLGADLEAAVTRAGVRLAADPVRRRLKAEAHARATRGPVEVRVERVLPVFANNAKHYAEAPFVFLRLVNHTGGDIEDLDVSLRVKAFMDFPSETRVDRLPASANASVALRAVFNGRLLELTENTPLQARVEARYRLGGAPRSAEVTVPLRVYERHALTWDDRRKIAIFVTPKDPPVMDFSRAVLHAVKAPVVSRRVTLAAAAFEALRALGVTYQADPNNPYAKAGARGGVDYVQYARDTLARKAGDCDDLVVLYASLLESLGIRTAVLDLGDHVMAAFDTGIAMAELARYGIDPGAVLARGGTAWVPVELTRLGEDFTGSWAAAAGRRRRAGRRLRVVDVARAWRAYKPPTLPPCRVATALPAGFPAKLAAVFDRLGKDRNARLLQGMRGGMVAPEEALYVLARDGLLDDALALADAFRAAGVRTPEFLNDLGNVYFLKGRYGEALRCYQAAVTARPGVPFYRKNAEKARRRLERQRPGAAAEKEG from the coding sequence ATGTCCTGGCTGGTTTCTAGAAAGGCGCTCCTCCGCTGGGCCCTGGTCTTCGTGCTGTGCGCGGCGGCGGCCTGGGCCGGGCCCGGGCCGTCCGGGCCGTGCCCGCCTGGGCCGGGCGGTGACCCCGACCCGGGCTACCGGGCGGCGGCCTTGGCGGCCAAGGGCGACCTGGAAGGGGCCCTTGCCGCCCTGGACGAGCTGGCGGACCCGGTCCGCCTCCGGGAGACCGCCGACTTCCGGGTCCTGCTCCGCGCGGCGGCCGGGGCGGCACATCCGGCCGGCGACGACGCGGGTCGGATCTCCGAAGGGCTCCGGCGGCTCCTGCCCGTCCTCTCCGGGCGGCTCATCCGGTTCGTGGCGGTGCGCGTCCCGGCGGCGCCGGACCGCCCCGTGGCCGAGGCGGACCTCAAGGTCCGCGCCGAGATTCTCGCCCTCAACCGCTACGTGGATTCCATCCTCTCCGGTTCGGAGGCGGGGGGAGAGGCGGCCTCGCTCTTCCGCGAGTACCTCCGGGACCGCCGGGACGTCCTGATCTCCTTCTCGACGGTGGCGGCCGCCCGCGACGTGGGCCGGTGGCGCGAGGCCGTGGTGGCCGTGGTGCTCGATACCCCGGAGATCGTCTCGCGGGCCCGGGTCTTCGGCGTCACCGGGAACGCCGCCACCCGTTTCGCCGTGGGGGTGGTGGGCTGCAGCCGGGATGCCCTGACCGTGGGTCCCGTGGTGAAGCGGCTCGAGGCGGCCGGGCACAAGGTGGAACTCCTCGGGGAGGGTTCCTGCGAGGACGGCCGCTACGGCCGGGAGGCCGCCCAGAAGGGGCTCGACATGCTCCTCTTCGTCACCGAGCGGGTGGACGCCGAGCCCAGCCGGCTGAGCGACGACCTCAAGGTGGTGGAGGGCGTGCTGGAGATCCGGGGGGCGGACGTCTACACCGGGCAGGACGTCTTCGAACTCCGCCGGGCCAAAACAGTCTACGATTCCGGCGAGCGGTCCGGCGCGGAGCTGGCGCTGGGGGCCGCCCTGGAGAACCTGGGGGCCGACCTCGAGGCCGCCGTCACCCGGGCGGGCGTCCGCCTTGCCGCCGATCCCGTCCGCCGGCGCCTCAAGGCCGAGGCCCACGCCCGCGCCACCCGGGGGCCCGTGGAGGTCCGGGTGGAACGGGTGCTCCCGGTCTTCGCCAACAACGCCAAGCACTACGCCGAGGCCCCCTTCGTCTTTCTCCGCCTGGTGAACCACACCGGGGGCGATATCGAGGACCTCGACGTCTCCCTCCGGGTCAAGGCGTTCATGGACTTCCCGTCCGAGACCCGGGTCGACCGCCTTCCGGCCTCCGCCAACGCCTCGGTGGCCCTGCGGGCGGTCTTCAACGGACGGCTGCTGGAACTCACCGAGAACACCCCGCTCCAGGCCCGGGTGGAGGCCCGCTACCGCCTGGGGGGCGCACCACGGAGCGCCGAGGTCACGGTGCCGCTCCGGGTCTACGAGCGCCATGCCCTCACCTGGGACGACCGCCGGAAGATCGCCATCTTCGTCACCCCCAAGGATCCGCCCGTCATGGACTTTTCCCGGGCCGTGCTCCACGCGGTGAAGGCCCCCGTGGTGAGCCGCCGGGTCACCCTCGCCGCCGCCGCCTTCGAGGCCCTTCGCGCCCTCGGTGTCACCTACCAGGCGGATCCCAACAACCCCTACGCGAAGGCCGGGGCCCGGGGCGGCGTGGATTACGTCCAGTACGCCCGGGACACCCTGGCCCGGAAGGCGGGGGACTGCGACGACCTCGTGGTCCTCTACGCCTCGCTGCTCGAGAGCCTCGGCATCCGGACCGCGGTGCTGGATCTCGGTGACCACGTGATGGCCGCCTTCGACACCGGCATCGCCATGGCGGAGTTGGCCCGGTACGGTATCGATCCCGGCGCCGTCCTGGCCCGGGGGGGGACGGCCTGGGTGCCGGTGGAGCTGACCCGCCTCGGGGAGGACTTCACAGGGTCCTGGGCGGCCGCCGCCGGACGCCGCCGGCGGGCGGGCCGCCGCCTCCGGGTGGTGGACGTGGCCCGGGCCTGGCGTGCCTACAAGCCGCCGACGCTGCCGCCGTGCCGCGTCGCGACGGCGCTTCCGGCCGGCTTTCCGGCGAAACTGGCCGCCGTCTTCGACCGCCTGGGGAAGGATCGGAATGCGCGCTTGCTCCAGGGGATGCGGGGCGGCATGGTCGCCCCCGAGGAGGCCCTCTACGTCCTGGCCCGAGACGGCCTCCTGGACGACGCCCTGGCCCTGGCGGACGCCTTCCGGGCCGCGGGCGTCCGGACCCCGGAATTCCTGAACGACCTCGGCAACGTCTACTTCCTCAAGGGGCGCTACGGGGAGGCCCTCCGGTGTTACCAGGCGGCGGTGACCGCCCGGCCCGGGGTCCCCTTCTACCGGAAGAACGCCGAGAAGGCCCGGCGGCGGCTGGAACGGCAGCGGCCCGGGGCCGCCGCGGAGAAGGAGGGATAG
- a CDS encoding CsgG/HfaB family protein: protein MMQSPLPPGRPIRPGSGGRRCPWAWCLLLLLVAVACAPAGVREQARRAAALSAAGRDAEALQILKDLCRRSRGRGRSCTDLARVRGRLAQARLGPVRTRLAEFREAGRPVPLSVLDELAARVAGLEAVDPDAPGLGEVKGAIEAARGATSSAVNATLAKAEDLSAGGDWEGALKALEGAKALDPGTVGPRSRELADRAVAALAAEADAAAGREDWKTARRCLDRWLAIRPGDPGAEGLRRKIEAGDNAEAYLERAAAARAAYAYDEAVAALRRAAAYPDAPADVAERLSALLAEAAAFHFRNGASFLEQEHLVEAVEAFEQGSGFLAALPDARRGQVAVPKKAVRALADRLFSKAQAAARKGFPGAALLGYDLVLELEPGYPQAAQLRRAAEAAVAARARKCLAVTAFKGPAAAPEVGGIFTAELLRRLHRDLDADLRVVERASLDLLLKEYELARTAGRDTRRQDPSAGFRFTSADYLLLGEVVDYRVETSRQETARTIRVQTGTESVPNPAYVPGKTRDPKVPPVIRRPTYEDVRYRQTHYRKVGTASVSYRVVDARSGDVLRSEVLEASRTAEDDAHEGVEIGAFKLPVKLADLPPDMELLREAQEEVVEKLARQVAGGFRGADARYLAEAAARDEAGDRRAALERYADARAIMARKGRDPAAVTAKIREHLDVLAGF, encoded by the coding sequence CCGGGAGCAGGCCCGCCGGGCGGCGGCCCTCTCGGCCGCGGGACGCGACGCCGAGGCCCTCCAGATCCTGAAGGACCTCTGCCGCCGAAGCCGCGGCCGCGGCCGGAGCTGCACGGATCTCGCCCGGGTGCGCGGGCGGCTCGCCCAGGCCCGGCTCGGTCCCGTCCGGACAAGGCTGGCCGAGTTCCGCGAGGCCGGCCGGCCGGTGCCCCTCTCCGTGTTGGACGAGCTCGCCGCCCGGGTGGCGGGGCTCGAGGCCGTCGATCCCGACGCCCCGGGGCTCGGCGAGGTGAAGGGAGCCATCGAGGCGGCTCGGGGTGCCACCTCGTCCGCCGTGAACGCCACCCTGGCCAAGGCGGAAGACCTGTCCGCCGGCGGTGACTGGGAGGGCGCCCTGAAGGCGTTGGAGGGGGCCAAGGCGCTCGACCCGGGCACCGTGGGGCCCAGGTCGCGGGAATTGGCGGACCGGGCCGTGGCGGCGCTGGCGGCCGAGGCGGATGCGGCCGCCGGCCGGGAAGACTGGAAGACCGCCCGCCGCTGCCTCGACCGCTGGCTGGCGATCCGGCCGGGGGACCCGGGGGCCGAGGGCCTCCGGCGCAAGATCGAGGCCGGGGACAATGCCGAGGCCTACCTCGAGCGGGCCGCCGCCGCCCGGGCCGCCTACGCCTACGACGAGGCCGTGGCCGCCCTGCGCCGCGCGGCCGCCTACCCGGATGCCCCGGCGGACGTCGCCGAACGCCTCTCGGCTCTGCTGGCCGAGGCGGCGGCCTTCCACTTCCGGAACGGGGCCTCGTTCCTGGAGCAGGAGCACCTGGTGGAGGCCGTGGAGGCCTTCGAGCAAGGCTCCGGGTTCCTGGCGGCGCTCCCGGATGCCCGGCGGGGCCAGGTGGCGGTGCCGAAGAAGGCCGTCCGGGCCCTGGCCGACCGGCTCTTCTCGAAGGCGCAGGCCGCGGCTCGAAAGGGCTTCCCGGGGGCGGCCCTCCTGGGCTATGACCTGGTGCTCGAGCTCGAGCCGGGCTACCCCCAGGCGGCGCAGCTTCGGCGCGCGGCCGAGGCCGCGGTGGCGGCCAGGGCGCGCAAGTGCCTCGCGGTCACGGCCTTCAAGGGGCCGGCCGCCGCCCCCGAGGTGGGGGGGATATTCACCGCCGAGCTCCTCCGCCGCCTCCACCGCGACCTGGACGCGGACCTCCGGGTGGTGGAACGGGCCTCCCTGGACCTCCTCCTCAAGGAATACGAGCTGGCCCGGACCGCCGGCCGGGACACCCGGCGGCAGGATCCCTCCGCCGGCTTCCGATTCACCAGCGCGGACTACCTCCTCTTGGGTGAGGTGGTGGACTACCGGGTGGAGACCTCCCGCCAGGAGACCGCCCGGACCATCCGGGTCCAGACCGGGACGGAATCGGTCCCCAACCCCGCCTACGTCCCCGGGAAGACGCGGGATCCGAAGGTGCCGCCGGTGATCCGGCGCCCCACCTACGAAGACGTCCGGTACCGGCAGACCCACTACCGGAAGGTCGGGACCGCCAGCGTGAGTTACCGCGTGGTAGATGCCCGTTCCGGGGACGTCCTGCGGTCCGAGGTGCTGGAGGCGAGCCGGACCGCCGAGGACGACGCCCACGAGGGCGTGGAGATCGGGGCGTTCAAGCTCCCGGTCAAGCTCGCGGACCTGCCCCCGGACATGGAACTGCTGCGGGAGGCCCAGGAGGAGGTGGTGGAGAAGCTGGCCCGGCAGGTGGCGGGCGGCTTCCGCGGCGCCGACGCACGCTACCTCGCCGAGGCGGCGGCTCGGGACGAGGCGGGCGACCGCCGGGCCGCCCTGGAACGCTATGCCGACGCCCGGGCCATCATGGCGCGGAAGGGGCGGGATCCGGCCGCCGTGACGGCGAAGATCCGGGAGCACCTGGATGTCCTGGCTGGTTTCTAG